Part of the Halanaerobiales bacterium genome, AGTTCTCTTGCCTTTGAGAAAATTGCCCCTGGTATCAAAAAGATATATAGTAATTACTATAGTGATAATTCTACCACAAAAACAAAAGACTTCATAAACCTTTTAGAAATTATTATAGGGAATGGTGAAATTATATATAATGGGAATCCTAGTTACATAAACACTCTTACATGGTTTAAAGATTCCAAATGAATATGTATAGTATTGAGTTTGAATTTATTATAATTGTTTTTATTTCTATGCAGGAAAAAGACTATCAATCTAGAATAAATATAAAGAGCTAAATAAAATAATGTAACAGCTGTCACTTGCAATTGACTTCTAATCCTTGTAGTATATAAATAACTGCAGGGATTTTTGCTGTTTTTTGGGCAGTCGACATAATTCTTGTTTATTCTAGGAGGAAATACAAAATGTTCAATAAATTAATAAATAAAATCTATAAAAAAACCAGACTGATTATTATAGATCTTTTTCTAATAAATTTTGCCCTATTTGCCAGCTTTTATTTGAGATTTGATGGTAACTGGCAGCAATATTTTGATATAGAATATTTATTTGTAATCACAATAATAAGTGCTATAATCTTATATTTTTCCAATTTATATAATAAAATGTGGAAATATGCCAGTATTTCTGAATTGAGATCTTTAATTAGGGCATCTATAATAATTAACTCCATTTTTGTAGTCTATATCTTCTTATTTCAGGTTAGAATGCCTCGTAGTATTTTAATCATAAATGGTATTCTAGATGTCTTTTTACTTGGTGGTTTAAGATTTTCTCTTAGATTATTAAAAGATTATTTAAAAATTAATAAAAATAATGGAGCCAAGAAAAATGTACTTATAGTTGGAGCTGGTGATGCTGCCGAAATGGTAGTAAGAGAGATGCACAAACATCCAGAACTAAATAAAGAAGTTATTGCCTTAGTTGATGATGATCCTAAAAAACATGGTCTTGAGATTCATGGAGTAGAAGTTAAAGGAGATCGTCATGATATACCTGATTTAATAAATAGATATAATGTCAAAGAGATTATTATTGCTATTCCTTCTGCTAAAGGTAGTGAAATAAAAGAGATATTTGAATTAAGTAAAGAAGATGAGGTGGAAGTAAATATAGTTCCTGGTGTTTTTGAAATCTTAAAAGGTGATATTAACTTAAATCAGATCAGAGAGGTAAAAGTAGAAGATTTACTTCGTAGAGATCCAGTTGAGCTAAATACTGATAATATTTCCTCCTATATTGAAGGTAAAACTGTTTTAGTAACCGGTGGAGCTGGTTCTATTGGTTCAGAGTTGTGCAGACAGGTGGCAAGATTTAATCCAGAAAAACTAATAATTTTTGATATAAATGAAAATAATACATATTTTCTTGAACTTGAACTAAAAGAAGAACATAAAGATTTAGAGATAGTACCTATTATCGGCAGTATTAGAGATAAAATGAAACTTGAACAGACCTTTACCTGTCATAAACCGGATGTAGTTTTTCATGCAGCTGCTCATAAACATGTACCTTTAATGGAACATAATCCAGAAGAGGCTATTAAAAACAATGTACTTGGAACCAGAAATGTAGCTCAGGTTTCGGCTGAGTTTGAGATAGACCGTTTTGTCTTAGTTTCTACTGATAAAGCAGTTAATCCTACAAATGTAATGGGAGCTTCTAAAAGAGGAGCTGAAATGATAGTTCAACATATGAATAGGAAAAAAAGAACTAAATTTATGGCAGTTCGTTTTGGTAATGTTCTGGGAAGTAGAGGTAGTGTAATACCTATTTTTAAAAGACAGATTAAAGAAGGAGGGCCTGTTACTGTTACTCATAAAGATGTTACTCGCTATTTTATGACCATTCCTGAAGCTGCTCAGCTTGTTATTCAGGCTGGTTCTCTTGGAGATGGAGGAGAAGTCTTTGTCCTTGATATGGGTGATCCAGTAAAGATAATGGAGCTTGCTGAGGACTTAATAGAACTATCAGGTCTTGAGGTCGGGAAAGATATAGAAATAGAGGTTGTTGGTTTAAGACCTGGAGAAAAATTATATGAAGAGCTTTTAAATGATGATGAAGATAATTTGGCTACTGAACATGAAAGAATCTTTATTACCAGTCTTAATTCCTGTGACTGGCAGAAATTAAATAAATCATTAGAAAGACTTGAGAATCTAATAGATAAAGGTATTAGTTCTAAGATAGTTGATGAACTTGTAGATATGGTTGGTACCTATGAACCCAATCGAGATAAGGTAAAAGAGATAAATTTTGCTGAAGAAAAAAAGAAAAGAAGAAGTAATTAACTAAATAAAATATAAATTATTAGCTAATCCCTTTCAAAGGATAAATTATCCTGAGAAAGGGATTTTTTATGTTAAATTCATTAATATATATTTTTTTAGAAAAATATTGTATTTTATGCAGGAGATTATGAACTTATGTTTAAATATATATCTATAACTAAAAATTTTATGAGGAGATGAGTAGAGAAATGAGTATTTCAAAAAGATTTAAGTTAAACACAGTTTATCTATTTTCAACACTTTTTATCGTATCAGTTATTTTAGATTTAACTATTAGTTATAGCTTTTTTGATTTTTCAATTTTACAGACTTCCTTTTATATTTCCCGTCATTTTCTACCGGTCCTGGTCACTATTTTAGGTATATTCTTTGCAGTCTATTTACTTATGATCCAGTTATTTAGAGGTAGATATCCCCTTAATTTCATCAAAAAATATTTTAACAGAAATTTTAAAGGTGATTTTACTCTAAACATTATTTTGGCAGCTGTTTTGATGATTATCGAATATGATTTCAGTCTGGCTAAAATAGTATATATCATCCACTTTTCCTATACTCTAAGTTTAATCATAAAAAGCTATAATGATTACAGACTATTTGATCCGGCAAATAAGATAAATGAGTATGAAGAAGCCATAAAAAAAGAAATTGACAGTAAACATCCTGATCATCAAAAAATAGCTAATTATCTGGAAGAATTAACAAAATATGCTGAAGACAGCCTTTCTAAAAAAGAAATATTTTTAGCAAAATATATTTTAAAAAGTTTTGAGAATTTAATGATTCATTTTATGCAAAATAAGGATACTTTGATTATAGAGAAAAATGATTCAGTTGAAGAATTACAGGAAAACTTCTTTAAGAAGATAATTTCTCAGCTAAAATATGCGATTACAGCTGACCATAAAAATTATGCAAAAGAGATATTTGCTTCTATCTCAAAAATATTGAGAACTTCTGTTGAATGTAATGCTTTAGATGATTTTGAAATTTATAGTGATAGATTAAAGGAATTTTTTGATCATAGTGCTTCTCAAAGAGAATTTGCATTTTCTGCAAAAGTAATAACTCTATATAAAGAAGTTATTGCTTATGTTTTTGAAAAGGAAAAAGAAGATGACTGGGTAAATAAAATCAGAGATAATATTCAATTCTTTTCCTTTAATACCTCAGAAATATATTTTGATGAAGAGTTATTAAAAAACGTATATGAATTACATTACTTATTTTTACAGATAATTGTAGATAAAGAGGATCTAGAACTTTATGAAAAAGCCAGTGATGAGTTATTTAATTTTGTAAATAGAACCTTCCCCAATGTGAATAATAATGATATTAAATATTTACAAATTTATAATGTTATTCATACCAGAAAATTAGTTGAATTACAAAATTCTAAATTAATTAAAATACATCTTGAATTTCTAAAAGATGTAGGTAAATTAGGTTTTAATTATGATAATACTGAAATATATAGATTTATCTTAGAAGGTTTTGATTATATTATTAACAACTGTGAAAAAGTTGAGATAAAAGAACTGGTTAATAAATATAAATTTGCCTTTGTCCTTAAAGCACTTGAAAATGAAGATGGAAAGGCAACTTATTTTATACCTGATTATGAAAAAATGTTAAAAGGTGATCGTAAAAAAGATGAAAAGCTAATAAATAAAGTTACTGATGGTTTTGAAAATTTACTGAAAAGAACCTTATATACAAAAAGTAAGTATGTTAGCCTTTATTTATTTAAACACTTAAATAAAGTGTTCATGATTTATGAAAAAAGTGATTTAAAAGAACAAAAGCTTTTTTTGAATTTATATGAAGAACTACTATATTTCGGACTTTTTAATAAAGATACTGATAATTTTCATTTGATTTTAAAAGAATATCAAAATTTATTTTTTGAATTGGATAAAGAAGGTAAATTATCTAAAAAGTTATTTGGTTATTTTATTTCTATTTATAGAGAGTTAAGTAAAGTTGCTATTGAAGAAAGATTAATAGATTTTGTAATCAGTATTAATAGAAAATTATTTGATATTGGTAAAGATAGTAATTTGATCTCAAAGAAAACAGAACTTAAAAAAGAATTAAATAATACTCTTTTCCAGATAGGAGTCAAAGGCGTAGAAAATAGAATTGATGATATCATCAGGAATTCTTCTGATAAACTGGGCTGGCTTGGAAAAGAGGCAATAGAAAATGAAAGACACAAGATACTGGAAAATATCCTGGATAAAGCAGTAAGTTTGATGAATCTCAGTCAGGATTTAAAAATAAATGAAGGAACAATTATCTTTAATGGCACCTTATTTGTAGTTTTAGGTGGATATGCCCATTATAGAGATAATCAGGGAGCTATTAGTAAGCTAAAAGCAGCTGTAGCTAATATAAATTGTTCTGAAAAACTCTATAGTTCAAAACTTATCAGAGATTATGAAAGTGAATACTGGGATGATTTAATGGGGGGAGATGCTTCAAAATCCATGGATAGATTTTATAATAAACTAACTTTAAATAGTGCCTGTTAATTAATGAAAGGGGAATGATAATGAAAATGAATATAGATTCTATTAAAAGTCCATTACAGATGATTGGTTTCTTTTTGGCCTGGATTGAGACAGTGCTGGCAGTTAGTCTCTGGCCTATTAAAGGTAATAATAGCTTAATGACCATTCTATTATTTTCTTTAGTAGGAATAGCTTTAATATTTACTCTATCTTTGATGTTTACCTTAATTCATTTTACCCGCAATTATCCCCAGTGGCTTTTTAATCCCAATGATTATGATCCTGGAGTCCAGGATGAACTCTTTGACCATGATTATAGTAAAAGTGAGGCTAAAGGTGATTTCAATGGCTGAGATTAAGCTACAGTTTTCTGTGGTTTGTGAGTGGAGTGATGGGAAAAACATAGGTAATATCTATAATGGCTTTAGACCGGTTGAGATCGATCAATTTTTTATAGTTAATAAGTGGATCTGGGATGATCAGCTTAAAGCTGAGTTTGAAGTTGATGATCAATTTTATCAGGAGACAAGAATTATAAATGGAGAAAGTGAAGTTTTAGCTTTTTCTAAATCAGATTTATTTAGAGTAAAAAATTCTCATACCCATAATAATTATTTTAAAGAGATTGAATTTAAAGAAGGAGCTGATTATCGAGTTGAGGTAAAGCTTTTTAATGCTGAAGGTGAATTGGTAGAAAACGGTAGTCTTAATTATCCTATTTTTGTAAAAAAAGCTAAATAAATCATTAATCCCGGGTTAGAGTGAAAATTCATCCCGGGATTTTTAATTTTTCTTATCTTGTATAGACAAGAATAGCTAATAGTCCAGGAAAATATAAAAAATATGTAGAATTTTTAGATATTTATGCAGGAATTCTTAATTTTGTGTATAATAGTATAAGTGTAAGCCAGTTTACACTAGACAAGAAACAGTTTTGACTATACTAAAATTTGGAGGGAATAGATTATGTTGGATAGAAATTCTGATATTCCTTTATTTAGACAAATAAAAGAAAAATTAGAAAAAGAGATACAAAAAATGCCAGCAAATACTAAAATAGATTCTGAACCAAATCTTGCAGATAGATATCAGGTAAGTAGAGGAACAGTAAAAAAAGCAATTGATCTTTTAAATAAAGAAAGAAAGGTTTATCGTATTCCTAAAAAAGGAACTTATGTTGCTGAAAGTAAAATACAGCGTCATTTTGACAAATTACCCAGTTATAGTGAAGAGATCAAAAAAAGAGGTCTAAAACCAGGAGCACATAGTGTTGAATTTGCCAAAGAAATAGCTGATGAAAAGGTACAAAAAATATTAAACTTAAAAAAAGATGATATAGTCTGGAAAATAAAAAGAATTAGAACTGCAGATGAAGTTCCAATCATTTTGACTACTTCCTATTTACCAACTAATATCTTTCCTAAATTTACAAAAGAGGAAGTACTTGATTCCCTATATAAAGCAATGGAAAAAAGATATGATAAAAGACCTTATAGGGCTCATGAAAGTTATTCAGCTGTTAATTCAAATCATGTAATTTCCTCTCTTTTAAATATAAACAAAAATGCAGCCTTAATCTATTCAGAAAGACTTTCTTTTTCTAAAAATAATCGACCGGTAGAATACTCTACCAGTTATATCCGTGGTGATAAATATGAAATCCATGTTGATGTAAGTCCTGATGGTTCAAAAAATAAAAATAAAAAGTTTTTGAACAAAAGGGGAGATTTTAATGAAAGCTAAGATTGTATTAGGAATTGACCTGGGAACATCTGCTGTTAAGATTCTGGCTGTTAATCAAAAGGGAGAGGTCATTGACAGTCAGGAAAAAGAATATGAAATCATAAGAGATGGAGTTAAAGTTGAACAAAAGCCTGAGGATTGGTGGCAGGCAGTTAAAAAAGGTATAAAAGATTTAGAGATAGATAAAAATAGAGTAAAGGGAATTGGGATGTCCGGTCAGCTTAATGGACTGGTCTTAGTTGATAAAAAGGGTAATCCTTTAAGAAATGCAATTATCTGGCTGGATAGAAGAGCCAGTAAGCAGGCCCGGTATTTAAATAAAGAATATGGAGATTTAATCAAAGATTATTCTTTTTCTCAGGCAGGACCTATCTATAATTTAAGTAAATTACAGTGGCTTAAAGAAAATGAAAAAGAAACCCTAAAAAATACATATAAGATTCTCTTTGCCAAAGATTATATAACCTATAAACTGACTGATGAATTTGTAACTGATGTCAGTGATGCAGGAGCAGCTTTAATGTTAGATTTAGAAAAAAGAGATTGGGCAAATGAAATCTTAGAAAAAATAATAGATTTGGATAAATTACCTGAGTTACATGAATCAGTAGATCTCATAGGTAGTTTAACTTCAGAGATGGCAGAAAAATTAGGATTAAAAGAAGGGATACCGGTAGTAGCCGGAGCAGGAGATATGGCCGCCCTTTCCCTGGGAACAGGTGTGGTTAGAGAAAATAAGGCCTGTGCTACTATTGGAACAGCCGGTCATGTTGCCGCCTATTTACCTCAATTACCTAAAAAATGTGATGACCGAGTCTGGGTTATGGCTCATGCTATACCCGGTAAATACTTCTGGCATGGTCTGGTCATGACCGGTGGCTATTCTCTAAAATGGTTTTTAGAAAATTTAGGTCAGTTGGAAAAAGAAAAAGCCGGAGATCAATCTCCCTATCAGCTTTTAATGGAAGGACTGGAAGATGTAACTCCTGGAAGTAATGGTCTTATTTATTTACCATTTTTAGATGGGGCAGCAACTCCCTATCAAAACCCGGAAGCTAGAGCCGGTTTTATAGGACTTACTTCAAATCACAGTAAAAAAGAAATGATAAGAGCAGTTTTGGAAGGAGTAGCCTATAATTTCCGTGATTCTTTTGAGATTATTGACCCTGATCAGGAGATAAAAGAGATCATGGTTGGTGAAGGTGGAAGTAAAAATCTTATCTGGCCTCAGATTATGGCTGATGTAATGGGCAGAGATGCCAGACTTTTATCAGAACTAAATTCTTCTGCTTTAGGTGCTTCAATGCTCGCTGGAGTAGGGAGTGAAGTCTGGTCAGATTTTGAGGAAGCAGACCAAAAATTAATAAAGAGCAAACAAAGTATAAAATACAGTCAAAAAAATCACCAATTCTATAACAAAAGTTATCAAATATATCAGAAAATTTACAATAGTTTAGAAGATAGTTTTCAGGAATTAGCTGAATTGGAGAATAAAGGAGGCAGTTTAGATGACTAAAAAGTATGAAGTTCAGTATATGACCAGACCGGAGATAAAAGAGCATATAAAAAATAAGGGAACAGCTATTTTACCAATTGGTTCAACAGAACAGCATGGTCCCCATTTACCTTTAGGAACAGACACCATGATTGCTAAGGAAATGGCTTTAAGACTGGCAAAAAGGATAGAGGCAGTTGTTTATCCTCCAATTCCCATTGGTTATACCTGGGTCTGGCGGGATATACCTGGTAATTTATATATATCTATTGAACATCTCAAGGGCATGATCAAGGATATAGTGAGAAACTTAGATCGTAATAATTTAAAAAAATTAATCATTGTTAATGCTCATGGAGCAAATGATTCTTCAATTAAATATGCAATAAGAGAGCTTACTGATGAAATCGATCTGGATATATATTATTTTACCTATCCAGCTTTAGATAAAATAAAAGACAAAATAGATTCCAAACTCTGGCATGGAATGTTACATGCTGAAGAGATTGAAACTTCCATGATTTTAGCTATAGATGAAGATTTATGTGATATGGATAAAGCTGTTAGTGAATATCCAGCTGATGATATTTCCTATAATTATCACCATTCAAATTTACCGATGGGTGCTTTAAGTGAAAGTGGAGTTTTTGGTGATGCTACCAAAGCAAGCAGTAAAAAAGGGGAGGTGATTTTTAAAATAACAGTTGATCACATGCAGGAAGTAATTGAGAAGGCAGAAGAAAGCAAGGATTTTAAAAAATAAAAGGGGGAAATTAAAGTTATGAAAAGATTATCTGTTATTTTAGTCGCTGTATTTTTAATAACTGCAATGTTTACTGCAACTGGTGTTTTGGCCCAGTCTGCAGATGAGATTAGTTCAAGAGTAGAAGTAGAGGGCTGGAAATATGTTATTGATTCCAGTGATAATATGGTTGATACTTCTCAGTATAAAAAGGATGGACCTTACACTATTGGTTATGTAACAATCTTTATGGCTAATTCCTGGTCAGCCCAGATGAAAGAAGAAATTGTAAGAGAAGCTGAAAGACAGGAAGAAGTCGAAGGTATCCAGCATATTAATGCTCAAAGTAGTGTTTCCGGACAAATTTCTGCAGTTGAGGACTTAGTCGCCAAAGGTGTAGATGCAATAGTTATTGATCCAATTTCTCCAGAAGCATTGGTCGGTGCCTTAGAATCAGCTCGTGAAAATGGAGTTCCTGTAATTGCCATTAGTAGTACAATTCCTGCTGAACAGGTTACTGCCTGGGTAGGAAGAAGTGACTATGATTATGGTAATGTTACAGCTAAATGGCTTGTTGAAAAGATGAATGGAGAAGGTAATGTAGTTGCTCTTTCCGGTATAGCAGGTAACTCTACTGCTCAAAGTAGATGGCAGGGTGCTAAAGATGTATTTGATGAATATCCAGATATTGAGATTTTAACTCGTGAATTTGCCCAGTGGGGTTTTGCTCAGGCTAAAACAGCTATGTCTAACGTTTTAGCAGGATATTCTAATATTGATGCTGTCTGGTCTGGTGGAGGAGCTATGACTCAGGGAGCTATGGAAGCTTTTGAAAGTGCCGGTCGCGAAATGGTTCCTATGGTTGGGGAAGCCAATAATGGTTTCTTATTAGACTGGATAGAAGCCAGTGATCAGGGATTTGAAAGTATTGCTTTCAATAACCCAACTTCTCATTCAGCAATTGGAATGCGTCTTGCACTTAAAGCTCTAAAAGGTGAACCTATTCCTGAATCAGTTTATGCTACCGGACCATATATTCTTGGATTAGATGAAGCTAAAAAATATGCTCGTCCAGATCTTGAAGATGGCTACTGGACAGGTCATACTCTAAGTGAAGAAGCATTAGAGGAATTGTGGGGCAAGTAATCTAAAAATTGAACAGGAGGGGAGTGATCCCCTCCCTTTTTAAAAGTGAGGTGAATATAGTTGAAAGATGAAAATATAATACTTAAAATGGAAAATATTCATAAATCCTTTCCTGGAGTTAAAGCCCTGGATTCAGTAACATTTGATTTAAAAAAGGGAGAAGTACTGGGGCTGGTTGGGGAAAATGGAGCAGGAAAATCAACTTTGATGAATATTTTGACCGGAGTTTTAAAACCGAATCAGGGTACAATTAATTTAGAAGGACAAAATGTTGAATTTCACGATAATCAACAGGCCCAAAAACATGGTATTTCCTATATTCATCAGGAATTAAATTTAATTGATGAATTAACTATTATGGAAAATTTATTTTTAGGAGATCAACCATTAAAAAAATGGGGATCGATTAATTTTAAAGAGATGAGGGAAAGAAGTAAAAAGGTATTAAAAAGATTAAACTTAAATCTTTCTCCTGATCAATTAGTAGAAGAACTATCCCTTGCCCAAAAACAGATGGTTGAAATAGCAAAAGCTATTCTTTTTGAAGCTAAGATAATTGTAATGGATGAACCTACTTCTTCTCTGGCAGATGAAGAAATAGAAGTCTTATTTGAAATGATAGAAGATTTACAAAAAGATGGTAAAAGTATTATCTATATTTCTCATCGACTTGATGAGGTTTTTTCCCTTACCAATCGCTTAATAGTACTTAGAAATGGTAAAAAGGTAGCGGTTAAAAATACTGATGAAGTTGACCATGACCAATTAGTTAATATGATGGCCGGTAAAGAAGTAGCAGAAAGATTTTTTAAAGAAGAAACTAATTTTGGTGACGTTATTTTGGAATCAAAAAATTTAGCCGGTAAAAAGACTAAAGATATTAGTTTGAAATTAAGAAAAGGTGAACTACTGGGGATTGCAGGCTTAATGGGTTCAGGTCGTACAGAATTACTGGAAATGATGTTTGGAGTTAAAAAAATTAAAAATGGTGAATTATTTTTAAATAATAATAAACTTCATCCACGTAATACCACTCAGGCTATAAAAAATGGACTTGCTTATTTACCGGAAGATAGAGGCTTAAAGGGACTTTTTTTAGATTTTGATTTACTTAAAAATATCTATATTTCAAAAGTAGAAAAAAATGAGATTATTACAAATGAAGAAAAAGCAAAAGAACCTATCCTTAATATAATTGAACAGTTAAATATAGTAACTCCTTCAGCCAGAGAAAAAATAAAAAATCTTAGTGGTGGAAATCGCCAAAAAGCAATTTTAGGAAGATGGATGTTATCAGAAATGGATGTTTTATTGATTAATGAACCAACTAGAGGTATTGATGTTAATGCTAAAACTGAAATATATAAATTTTTATTTGAATTAAATAAACAGGGTGTAGGAATTATTATGGTTTCTTCAGAACTACCTGAAATATTATCTATTAGTGATCGGATTATAGTCATGTATGAAGGTGAAATTAATGGACGATTTACTCGCAAAGAAGCCAATCAGGAGCGAGTTCTAAAAGCGATGACCGGGAAAAAGGCTGATTTAGCTGAAAGTGGGGTGGAGACTTAAAATGCTGCAAAATAATCAGGAAAAAAATAAACTGAAAATATTGTTGACTAAAAATAAGGATCTAAGTTATTTATATTTAATTGTAGTTATGATCATAGCAGGTGCTTCCATATTTATCCCTTCTTTTAGTAGAGGTCAGAATATAACAAATCTTTTTAATCAAATGGCTCCTATGGGAATTGTGGCTTTAGGACAGACTTTTGCCATTATTACAACAGGTATTGATCTTTCAGTTGGTTCAGTAATGAGCCTGGCTACAGTAATTACAGCCACTCAACTGGATCCAGCCAACCCGATGTCAGTTTTTATAGTTTATCCTTTAGTAATTGGGGTTTCATTAATTATTGGAAGTGTTAATGGATTTATTATCTCGAAGTTTAACTTAGAACCTTTAATAGCCACTCTGGCTACGGGAAGTATCATAAATGGTATCAGTCTTTTGATTTTATCCCATCCAGGTGGTTTCTGTCCGAGAATGTTTACTAATGCCTGGTTAACTGAATTAGGTGGAATAGTACCCTTATCTATAATATATTTTTTCATATTAATTTTAGTCACTTATTTTATTTTAAACCATACCCGTTTTGGTCGGAGAGTTTATGCTATTGGTGGAGATGAAGAAAAGGCCAAAATAGCCGGGATTAATGTTGATAAAGTAAAAATAAAAGTTTATATGGCCAGTTCTTTATTAGCAGGTATAGCCGGTCTGGCTCTTGCGGCCCGGATGAGATCAGGTGATCCGGTTAGTGGTTCAACCTTTACCCTTTATTCAGTTGCTGCTGTTTTAATCGGGGGAACTACTTTTAGTGGTGGTAAAGGTGGAGTTATAAGGACTTTTGCCGGTGTTTTAATTTTGAGTCTGGTTAGTATTATTTTAAATTTAATTGGTGTATCTCCTTTTTATCAAAATGTGATGACCGGTTTAATTATAGTACTGGCTGTTATTAATAGTTCACTGAGAAAGGGTTAAGAGGTGATCTGAAATGAATTTACCAATAATAAATAAATCAATGAGTCGTAATGCAAAAGTCTTTATATCATTGCTATTAGTTGTAGTTGTTTTATTTGCAATAAGTGGAATTTTTAATCCACGCAGTCTTAGCCCAAATCATATATTAGAAGTAGTAAGACAGAGTGCTCCTCTGGGAATAACTGCCATGGGACAATCAGCAGTTATTTTAACCGGAGGGATAGATCTCTCAGTAGGTGAGATCATTACCATGACTAATATTATTTCTGCTGATATGATGAAAGGGCGTAATTTAAGAACTGTCCCCGTAGTTTTATTACTTTTGCTTATTGGTGCTTTGATAGGTGGAATGAACGGGTTTATGATTGCTACTACTAATATACCACCAATGGTTATGACTTTTGCCATGTCTTCAATGGTTAAAGGAGGTTATTTACTTTATAGTGGTGGTGCTCCCCGAGGCCGGGTTTCACCAATTTTACGATATATTGGTACTGAGAGATTTCTGGGAATTCCAGTAACAATCATAGTTTATGCTCTCTTAATTGTAGCTGTACTCTATTATTTCCAGAAAACTAAATGGGGAAGATCTGCTTATTTTATCGGTAACAATCCGGTGGCAGCAGAATATGCCGGTATACCTAAAACATATAGATTAATTATGATTTATGCCTTTAGTGCGATGATGGCTGTGATTGCGGGCTTAATACTTTCCGGATATATTGGAATTGGTAATTTTGATGTTGGTGGAGATTCCTATATGTTAAATTCAATAGCTTCCTCAGTTGTCGGAGGTAATACTTTTAATGGTATCGGTAATGTAGGTGGAGCAGCAATTGGTGCTTTGATTATTACTGTTATTGAAAGTGTAATGACTTCTCTAGGAGTAGCTGAAACCGGTAAACTGGTAATGAGAGGTATCATTATTATTACCATGGTAACTCTTTATATGGGTTCAATTGATTTAGGAAAAGTTAAAAAACTCTTTAGTG contains:
- the xylB gene encoding xylulokinase, whose amino-acid sequence is MKAKIVLGIDLGTSAVKILAVNQKGEVIDSQEKEYEIIRDGVKVEQKPEDWWQAVKKGIKDLEIDKNRVKGIGMSGQLNGLVLVDKKGNPLRNAIIWLDRRASKQARYLNKEYGDLIKDYSFSQAGPIYNLSKLQWLKENEKETLKNTYKILFAKDYITYKLTDEFVTDVSDAGAALMLDLEKRDWANEILEKIIDLDKLPELHESVDLIGSLTSEMAEKLGLKEGIPVVAGAGDMAALSLGTGVVRENKACATIGTAGHVAAYLPQLPKKCDDRVWVMAHAIPGKYFWHGLVMTGGYSLKWFLENLGQLEKEKAGDQSPYQLLMEGLEDVTPGSNGLIYLPFLDGAATPYQNPEARAGFIGLTSNHSKKEMIRAVLEGVAYNFRDSFEIIDPDQEIKEIMVGEGGSKNLIWPQIMADVMGRDARLLSELNSSALGASMLAGVGSEVWSDFEEADQKLIKSKQSIKYSQKNHQFYNKSYQIYQKIYNSLEDSFQELAELENKGGSLDD
- a CDS encoding ABC transporter substrate-binding protein — protein: MKRLSVILVAVFLITAMFTATGVLAQSADEISSRVEVEGWKYVIDSSDNMVDTSQYKKDGPYTIGYVTIFMANSWSAQMKEEIVREAERQEEVEGIQHINAQSSVSGQISAVEDLVAKGVDAIVIDPISPEALVGALESARENGVPVIAISSTIPAEQVTAWVGRSDYDYGNVTAKWLVEKMNGEGNVVALSGIAGNSTAQSRWQGAKDVFDEYPDIEILTREFAQWGFAQAKTAMSNVLAGYSNIDAVWSGGGAMTQGAMEAFESAGREMVPMVGEANNGFLLDWIEASDQGFESIAFNNPTSHSAIGMRLALKALKGEPIPESVYATGPYILGLDEAKKYARPDLEDGYWTGHTLSEEALEELWGK
- a CDS encoding GntR family transcriptional regulator produces the protein MLDRNSDIPLFRQIKEKLEKEIQKMPANTKIDSEPNLADRYQVSRGTVKKAIDLLNKERKVYRIPKKGTYVAESKIQRHFDKLPSYSEEIKKRGLKPGAHSVEFAKEIADEKVQKILNLKKDDIVWKIKRIRTADEVPIILTTSYLPTNIFPKFTKEEVLDSLYKAMEKRYDKRPYRAHESYSAVNSNHVISSLLNINKNAALIYSERLSFSKNNRPVEYSTSYIRGDKYEIHVDVSPDGSKNKNKKFLNKRGDFNES
- a CDS encoding nucleoside-diphosphate sugar epimerase/dehydratase; protein product: MFNKLINKIYKKTRLIIIDLFLINFALFASFYLRFDGNWQQYFDIEYLFVITIISAIILYFSNLYNKMWKYASISELRSLIRASIIINSIFVVYIFLFQVRMPRSILIINGILDVFLLGGLRFSLRLLKDYLKINKNNGAKKNVLIVGAGDAAEMVVREMHKHPELNKEVIALVDDDPKKHGLEIHGVEVKGDRHDIPDLINRYNVKEIIIAIPSAKGSEIKEIFELSKEDEVEVNIVPGVFEILKGDINLNQIREVKVEDLLRRDPVELNTDNISSYIEGKTVLVTGGAGSIGSELCRQVARFNPEKLIIFDINENNTYFLELELKEEHKDLEIVPIIGSIRDKMKLEQTFTCHKPDVVFHAAAHKHVPLMEHNPEEAIKNNVLGTRNVAQVSAEFEIDRFVLVSTDKAVNPTNVMGASKRGAEMIVQHMNRKKRTKFMAVRFGNVLGSRGSVIPIFKRQIKEGGPVTVTHKDVTRYFMTIPEAAQLVIQAGSLGDGGEVFVLDMGDPVKIMELAEDLIELSGLEVGKDIEIEVVGLRPGEKLYEELLNDDEDNLATEHERIFITSLNSCDWQKLNKSLERLENLIDKGISSKIVDELVDMVGTYEPNRDKVKEINFAEEKKKRRSN
- a CDS encoding creatininase family protein; amino-acid sequence: MTKKYEVQYMTRPEIKEHIKNKGTAILPIGSTEQHGPHLPLGTDTMIAKEMALRLAKRIEAVVYPPIPIGYTWVWRDIPGNLYISIEHLKGMIKDIVRNLDRNNLKKLIIVNAHGANDSSIKYAIRELTDEIDLDIYYFTYPALDKIKDKIDSKLWHGMLHAEEIETSMILAIDEDLCDMDKAVSEYPADDISYNYHHSNLPMGALSESGVFGDATKASSKKGEVIFKITVDHMQEVIEKAEESKDFKK